The genomic segment CCCCATGATCATCGCGCCGAGGAACATCGGGATGTCGGTGCCCGCAATCACGCCCATGGTTGCGATCGCGCCGACCACGCCACCCCGGATTCCGTACACCATCCGGCCGCCGGTGGCTCCGATCAGGATCGGCAACAGGTAAGTGATCATCGGCGCGACGATGCCGCCGTCGGCGAAGTCACCCCAGCCGCCGATCTTGGCTACCCAGCCGCTTGGGTCACGCAGGCCGGGGAAAATGCCGGTCAGCCAGCCGGCCTTGATGAACAGCGCGGTGATCAGGCCCCAGGCGATGAAGGCACCAATATTGGGCATCACCATGTTCGACAGCGACGTACCCAGCTTCTGAACATGAACTCGCGCGCCGGTCCGCGGTTTCGTCTCGGTGGTAGACAACTCAAGGCCTCCGATCGTGGGTGATGCCGATCACATCCGAATCCAGTAAAACCCACAACCGGGCATCAATGCAAGCAATCGGTCAGAAACGGGCACAATCGGCTGTGGTTTTATGCCCGGATTACCGTTAGAGTGTGGGTCAGCTCACGCGAGAGGAAGGACGATCGCCATGAAAGCCCTGCGCTTCTACGCTCCCGAGGATGTCCGGCTGGAGGACGTCCCGGAGCCCACCTGCGGACCCGACGAGGTCAAGATCCGGGTGCGCAACTGCTCGACGTGCGGCACCGACGTCAAGATCTTCTACAACGGCCACCAGAACCTGACACCGCCGCGCACGATCGGCCACGAGATCGCCGGCGAGATCGTGGAGGTCGGTGCCGAGGTCAACCAGACCTACGGCAGCGATTGGAAGACCGGCGACCGGGTGCAGGTGATCGCCGCGGTGCCGTGCGGGCACTGCCACGAATGCCGCAAGGGCTGGATGGCGGTATGCCAGAACCAGACGTCGGTGGGTTACCAGTACGACGGCGGTTTCGCCGAATACATGATCGTGCCTAAGCAGGTTCTGGCCGTCGACGGTCTGAACCGGATCCCGGACAACGTCGGCTTCGACGAGGCGTCAGCCGCCGAGCCCTTCGCGTGTGCCATCAACGCGCAGGAACTGCTGGGCATCGAGGAGGGTGACACCGTGGTCGTGTTCGGGGCGGGCCCGATCGGCTGCATGCACATCCGGATCGCCCGTGGCGTGCACAAGTGCGGTCCGGTCTACCTCGTCGACGTCAACGACAGCAGGCTGAAGATGTCCGCGGACGCCGTCGATCCCGACGAGGTCATCAATGCGGCCGATGTCGACGTCGTCGAGAAGGTCATGGAGCTGACCGGCGGCCGTGGCGCTGACGTGATCATCACCGCCACGGCGGCCAACATCACCCAGGAGCAGGCCATCGCAATGGCCGCGCGCAACGGCCGCATCTCTTTCTTCGGCGGTCTGCCCAAGACGAATCCGACGATCACCTGCGACTCCAATGTCGTGCATTACCGGCAGCTGCACATCCACGGCGCCAACGGCTCGGCACCAGAGCACAACAAGCGCGCGCTGGAATACATCTCGACCGGTCAGGTGCCCGTCAAAGACCTGATCACCCGCCACATTTCGCTCGACAACGTGCTTGACGCCTTCGGCATCGTCAAAAGCGGCGAGGCCATCAAGGTCACCGTCGAGCCGTAACCCATCTCACCGGCGTCTTCAGACCGGCGGGGTTTCATCCGCGCTCTTCGTGGAACGTAGTAGGGGTACGCACGCCTACGAGGGGACCGGATGAACAACAAAGCTGAGCAGGCCCGTGAGGGCTTGATCGACTCGATCAAGGGCAAAGCCAAGGAAGTCGTCGGCGCCGTCACCGGCAATGACTCGCTGACCGCGGAAGGTCAGCTCGAGCAGGTTGGCGCCAAGCAGCGCAAAGAAGCCAACGCCGAAAAGGCGATCGCCGACGCCGAGGCGGCCGAAGCCAGAGAACAGAAGTCCGAGGCCACCGCGGAAGCCGCACAGGCCCGCGCCGAGGTGACCGCTCGGGCTGCAACTGCCGAACAGGCCATCGGCAACGAGGCGGCCGCCCAGAAGCGCGCTGCTGAGCAGGATGCCAGCCAGTTGGCCGCCGCCGCGTCGGCACAGGCGGAACAGGACGCCCAGCGCCAGGCCACCGGTGCCGAGGCGCGGGCACGGCTGGAATCCGAGCAGGCCAACGAGAAGGTCGAGGCCGCTGTCGAAGATCACCAGGATGCGGTGCGCGACGCCGCTGCGGCCAGGGCGGAAGCCGATCGGCTCAGAAGCGAAGCCGACGAGCTGACCAGAGACGCGGATTTGCCTGAGTGACAACGACTATCGGACAAAGAGGAATGCAATGAAAATCTCCGACGTGCCCTTCGCCATTCTGCGACTGCAGTATCGCGCGGCCCGAGTGCCCCTCCAGATCGTGGAGGAGCAGGTGGTCGCCCGCCTGGACAACGAGTCGCCGGCGCGTCTCGTCTACGAGCGTTCCCTGGGAGCGTTGGATGTAACGGTCGGCAATTTGCTGGGTGATCCCAAGATCGCTGAGCGGGGTGCGGCGCTGGCCGAACGCAGTGAGGCACTGCGCCTTGCGGCCGAACTCGATGCCGAGGCCGGGGCCGAAGTGCGCGACGCCGGCCAGGAGTTCAAGGCTCGTCGGGAAGAGGCCAACCAGCAGCGCCAAAACGCCCAAGAGACAAAGCAGAAAACCATGCAGGAGTCTCGGCAGCAAGCCGAGGAGCGCAAGCGGTCGGCCGCCAAGAATGCGGCAGACCGAGTGTCAGCTGTCAAGGAGCGGGTCGACAAGTCGGCAGCTCAGCGCACCGCCGCGGTCGAGAACGCGAAGCAGACCGAGCAGGCCAGCATCGGCGCCGCCGAGAAGACGGTGACCAAGGCGGCGCAGGCGAAACTCGAAGACGCACAAGACCGGCGCAGCGAAGCCGCGTCCATCCGCAACGACGCCGACCGGGTGAACAAACTGGCCGACGTCGAGAAGGAGAAGCGTCAGGAAGCACGGGCTGCCGAGAAGAACGGATCGAGCTAGCCAGCTTTGAATACCTCACCGCCGTGAACAATCGGCGGTGAGGTATTCGTAGCATCGGCGCGACCGCTCGACAACGGGCAGGCAATTGCGGGGGCTTTTCCTAGATTGCATGGCAACGATTTACGAGCAGATCGGCGGGGCGGAAGCACTGGAGTCGGTCGTTGACGATTTCTACGACCGAGTTCTCGCAGACGCTGAACTGGCCGGGTTCTTCGCCGGAACCAACATGTCGCGCTTGAAGGGCAAGCAGGTCGAATTCTTTGCGGCCGCGCTTGGTGGACCAGCGCCGTATTCCGGTGCTCCGATGAAGCAGGTTCACCAGGGACGCGGGATAACTCAGCATCACTTCGCCCTGGTGGCAGGACACCTGACCGACAGTTTGAACGCCGCGGGAGCACCGGCCGACATCGTCGAGCAGATCACCGCGGCCATCGCGCCACTGGCCGAGGACATCGCCACCGCTCGTGCCACCGCGTGAATGCGTTGATTGAGTAGCAGCGACGAGAAATCGCCGGATTTTCCGACCTCAGCGCTCACTCAACGCAGGTACACCGTCGTCGTGTGCGTGAAGAACTCCCTGGCGGCGGTGCCCTGCTCTTTGGGGCCCAGGCCGCTCTTCTTCGCCCCGCCGAACGGCACGTGTGGATCAGCGCCCGCGGATTCGGAGTTGATGTGCAGAACTCCGACGTCGACGTGCTGGATAGCGTGCAGGGCTCGGGTCAGGTCCTGGGTGAAAATGGCTGCCGACAAGCCGAATTCAGAGTCGTTGGCCAGGGCGAAGGCTTCGTCGGCATCAGCGGCTCGCCTCGCCGCCAAGACCGGACCGAACAGTTCTTCTGCCCAGATCTCGGCCGGTGCCGTCAACTCCAATACGGTGGGAGCGACGAAGAAGCCTTCGGCCAACAGCCCCTTGAAGTACGGCTCGCCACCGGTGAGTACCTCGGCGTCCTGCGCCATCGCGGTACCGATGCCGGCGTAGATGTTCCGCTGCGCTGCGCCGGTGATGACCGGACCCATCTGCGTCGTGTCCTCGGTCGGATCGCCGACCGCCAGCGCGCTGGCCCGGGCGGCGAGTTCGTCGAGGAATCGATCAGCAATACCCTCGGTGACGATCAAGCGTGAAGTGGCCGTGCACTTTTGGCCGGTCGAACGGAACGCCCCCAGCATCACCTGATCGAGCGCCAGCTCGATATCGGCGTCGTCGAGGACGACGGCTGCATTCTTCCCGCCCATCTCGGCCTGAACCGGCACGCCGCGCGCCGCGGCGGAGGCGGCGATGCGCCGACCCACGGCAGTCGAGCCGGTGAAGCTGATCGCGGCGATGTCGGGGTGCTCGACCAACGCCTCGCCGATCGGTGAATCACCGATCACCAGATTGAGCACACCCGGCGGAAGGCCGGCGGATGTCAGCGCTTCCGCGAGTCGGATCGCCAGCAGCGGAACAGTGGTCGCCGGTTTCCACACCACGGTGTTGCCGTAAACCAGCGCAGGCGCGATCTTCCATGCCGGGATCGCGATGGGGAAGTTGAACGGGGTGATGACCGCGACGACGCCAATCGGCTTGCGGGTCACCAGGATCTGTTCACCCGCGCGGGGCGAGGCGAAGATCTCACCGGCCTGGCGGTCGCCCTCGTTGCCGTAGTAGCGCAGGATCTGTGCGGCCCGCCGAACTTCGCCGACACCTTCGGCCTTGGTCTTGCCCTCTTCGATGGCCAGCTCCAGACCCCACGCCTCGGCGTGGCGCTCGACCACTGCTGCGGCCTCGAGCAAGACGGCGCCACGCTGGTGGATCGGGATGCCGGCCCAGCTCTTGAGTGCCTCGCCTGCTGCCGCGACGGCGCTGTCGACGTCTGCTGCCGTCGCGCAACCACCCTCGGCGACAACCACACTCGGCCGAGCGGGGTTGACGCTGCTGATCTGGTCTCCGCTGCCTGAGCGCCACTCACCGGCGATCAGATGCCGCAGCTCTGTCGTATCGGTCAACTCAGCGGAACGCTGCCTGACCGGTCAGAGCACGCCCGATCGACAGCAGGTGCATCTCGGAGGTGCCCTCGTAAGTCAGCACGGACTCGAGATTGTTCGCATGCCGCAGCGGTGAGTACTCCAGCGTGATCCCGCTGCCCCCCAACAGGGTTCGGCACTCACGGGCGATCGCCAGTGCCTCGCGAACATTGTTGAGCTTGCCCAGGCTGATCTGCTCGGGCCGCACACCCTCGGCGTCCTTCATCCGGCCGAGGTGAACCGCCAACAGCATGCCCTTGCCCAGCTCGAGGGTCATGTTGGCCAACTTCTCCTGGGACAGCTGGAAACTGGACAGCGGCCGGTCGAACACCTCGCGTTCGCGCGCATAGGCGATCGCGGTCTCCAGGCTGTCGCGCGCCGCTCCCAGTGCGCCGAACACGATCCCGAAGCGCGCCTCATTGAGGCACGACAGCGGCGCACCCAAACTGGTCGCCTCCGGCAGCTGTGCGGACGCCGGCAGCCGCACGCCCTCGAGCACCAGCTCGGAGGTCACCGAGGCTCGTAGCGACAGCTTCTTGTGGATGACGTTGGCGGTGAACCCGGGGGTGTCGGTCGGCACCAGGAAACCGCGGACGCCGTCGTCGGTCTGCGCCCAGACGGTGGCGACGTCGGCGAGATTGCCGTTGGTGATCCACATCTTGGTGCCGTCGAGCACCCAGTCGCTACCGTCGCGCCGCGCGCGCGTGCGCATCCCGGCCGGGTTGGAGCCGAAGTCCGGCTCGGTCAGCCCGAAGCAGCCGATGGCCTCACCGGTAGCCAGCCGGGGCAGCCACTCGTTCTTCTGCTCATCGGAGCCGTAGCGGTAGATGGAGAACATCGACAGCGAGCCCTGCACCGAGACGAAACTCCGGAAGCCGCTGTCGCCGGCCTCGAGTTCCATACAGGCCAGCCCGTAGCTGACGGCGTTGGTGCCCGCACAGCCATAACCCTGCAGGTGCATGCCCATCAACCCGAGCTCGCCGAACTCCTTGGCGAGTTCTTTTGGCAGCGTGGCCGATTCGAACCAGTCCTCGATGTTCGGCCGAAGCCGGGTGTCGACGAACTTGCGCACGGTGGCGGCGATGTCGCGTTCGTCGGAGTCGAGCAGACGATCCGTGCCGAACAGCTCCAGCGGAGTGTAGATGTCCTTCTTGGCTGGGGCAGTCGTGGTGCTCATGGGTTATCCGATCCGGATCAGTTTCTTGTTGACGAACTCGTCGATGCCGAACCGGCCCAGCTCCCGTCCGAAGCCGGAGCGCTTCACCCCGCCGAACGGCAGCTCGACCCCGTCGGCGCCGACTACGTTCACGAACACCATGCCGGCGTCGATCTTGTCGGCTACCCGCTTGGCTTGTTCTTCATCCGTGGTGAACACGTACGAGCCGAGCCCGAACGGGATGTCGTTGGCCAGCTCGACGGCCTCGTCCTCGGAGTTCACCTTGAACACCATCGCCACCGGGCCGAATAGCTCCTCGCGGTAGGTCGCCGAATCGGGGGAGACCCCGGTCAGCACGCCCGGCGGGAAGTAGGCGCCGTCGCGCTTGCCCTCCGAGACCAGGTTGGCGCCGTCGGCAACCGCACGGTCGATCTGCTCGGCCAGGCGCTGGGCCGCGCCCAGCGACGACAGCGGCGCCAGGCCGTCGGCGGCCTCGACCACCTTCTTGGTGAACTTGTCGAGGAACTCGTCGTAGAGGTCGGCCGAGACGATGAAGCGCTTGGCGGCGTTGCACGCCTGCCCGGTGTTCTCGAATCGTCCGGCCATCGCGGCCTCGACGGTGGCGTCCAGGTCGTCACTGGACAGCAGAATGAACGGATCGGAGCCGCCGAGCTCGAGGACGACCTTCTTGAGGTTGCGGCCGGCGATCTCGGCGACCGCGGCACCGGCCCGCTCGGAACCGGTCAGCGACACCCCCTGCACTCGCGGGTCGGCGATGACATCGGCGATCTGCTCGTTGGTGGCATAGATGTTGACGTAGGCGCCCGCGGGGTAGCCGGCGTCATCGAAGATCTGCTGGATGGCCTCGGCGGACTCCGGGCACTGCGGCGCGTGCTTGAGCACGATCGTGTTGCCCAGCGTCAGGTTCGGTCCGGCGAACCGGGCGACCTGGTAATACGGGTAGTTCCACGGCATGATGCCCAGCAGCACGCCGACCGGTCCACGCTTGATCACCGCGCTGCCCTCGCCGTCGAGCAACTCGATCGGCTCGTCGGCCAGGAACTTCTCGGCGTTGTCGGCGTAGTACTCGTAGATCGCCGCACTGAAGTCGACCTCGCCGAGGGCTTGGTCCAGCGGCTTGCCCATCTCGCGGTGGATGATTTCGGCCAGCTTGTCGCGGCGCTCGGTGTGCAGGGCGGCCACCCGGCGGATCAGGTCCGCGCGCTGCGCCACCGTCGATGTCTTCGACCATTCGCGGTAGGTCTTGGTGGCCGAGGCCAGCGCCTGCTCGATCTGCTCGTCGGTCGCGGTGGGGTACTCCCGCACGACTTCACCGGACTTCGGATCGACCACTGCGTACAGACTCATGTTCCGTCCTGAGGGTTTAGTGGTGTAAAACTAGTGAAAGTTATATACCGCTAAACTCCCACGCCACAAGGGCCGGGCAACCGGCCGTCTGCTGAAGGTGAGGTGCCCCGATGCAGCAGGACATCGGCGACGACGTCCTCGCGGGCGTCGACGGGTGGATGACCCGGCTCGGCCCGAAGCTGCGGGCGCTTCGCCAAGAGCGGGCGCTGACGTTGGAGGCGGTCGCCACTTCTGCCGGGCTGACCAAAGGTTTCCTGAGCCTGCTGGAGCGCGGGCAGACCACGATCTCGGTACCCAATCTGCTCCGCGTGTGCGAAATCCTCAGTGTCTCAGTAGGTTCGCTGTTCGACTATCCCGATTCGCCGGTGGTCCGCGGTGGCGGCGGTGCGCCAGTCGAGATGGGCGGCAGCGGGATCCGCGAGTATCTGCTGACGCCGGAGACCGAGCAAAACTTGCAGGTGATGCGGACGGTGCTGCACCCCGGTGGCGGGACGGGCGGCGCCTACACGCTGGAGTCCGAAACCATCTTCGTGTTCGTGCTGCGCGGGTGCCTGCGCCTGACGGTCGACGGTCAGGAATCGGTCCTCAAAGCCGGCGACTGCTACACGTTCTCGGCCAAGGCCGCCCATTCCTGGGACAACCCAGGGCCGGAGACGAGCGAGGTGCTGTGGTCTATCACGCCACCGATACCACGGAATTCCGACCCGAACCGGGTCTAACGTGCTGTACTGACCAGACAGTTTGTTGCCGGGGAAGGTATTTGGGTGGTCAAGAAGTCAGCGGGAAAGCGCGCTGACGGCGACGAGAAGATCGCCGTCGATCAACGCGTCCGTGTCTATGTCGACACCGACGACGAGGTACGTGGCGTCATCGTCGAGGATTTCGGGGACCTGGCCGGCCATGCCGTCGATGTCGGGGACGTCCACATCTCGGATGCCGCGCGGCGCTGGGCGGTTCTCACCGACGCCGGAACTCTGGTTTTCGTCGACAGTCACCAGATCGCCTCGGAGTAAAGACCTCTAGCCGAACAACCGCCGGCGACGTCGGGTCGGCGGCCGTCGCGAGGCGTACGGCCAAGGATTGTTGCGCTCGGGGACGGCGTCGGCGCGGACCTGCTTGAGCTGCGCTCGCAGATGCGCTTTCAGTTCGTGCAATTCGGCATCGGACCACCGATTGACGGCCTCGAACGGATCAGCGGTCAAATCGTAGAGTTCCCACTGATCGTCGAGCGGGCTGGTGCGATACGTCTCGCCACCGGGACCGTTGGCGGCGAGGTGCCGAATCCCCGGTTCGGTCCACGTGCCTGGGTCGTCGAACGTGCGCACCAACTTCCACAGGCGACCGTCCACCCGGGTGACGAGCCCCTCGAA from the Mycolicibacterium crocinum genome contains:
- a CDS encoding CsbD family protein: MNNKAEQAREGLIDSIKGKAKEVVGAVTGNDSLTAEGQLEQVGAKQRKEANAEKAIADAEAAEAREQKSEATAEAAQARAEVTARAATAEQAIGNEAAAQKRAAEQDASQLAAAASAQAEQDAQRQATGAEARARLESEQANEKVEAAVEDHQDAVRDAAAARAEADRLRSEADELTRDADLPE
- a CDS encoding NAD-dependent succinate-semialdehyde dehydrogenase encodes the protein MSLYAVVDPKSGEVVREYPTATDEQIEQALASATKTYREWSKTSTVAQRADLIRRVAALHTERRDKLAEIIHREMGKPLDQALGEVDFSAAIYEYYADNAEKFLADEPIELLDGEGSAVIKRGPVGVLLGIMPWNYPYYQVARFAGPNLTLGNTIVLKHAPQCPESAEAIQQIFDDAGYPAGAYVNIYATNEQIADVIADPRVQGVSLTGSERAGAAVAEIAGRNLKKVVLELGGSDPFILLSSDDLDATVEAAMAGRFENTGQACNAAKRFIVSADLYDEFLDKFTKKVVEAADGLAPLSSLGAAQRLAEQIDRAVADGANLVSEGKRDGAYFPPGVLTGVSPDSATYREELFGPVAMVFKVNSEDEAVELANDIPFGLGSYVFTTDEEQAKRVADKIDAGMVFVNVVGADGVELPFGGVKRSGFGRELGRFGIDEFVNKKLIRIG
- a CDS encoding aldehyde dehydrogenase family protein, which codes for MTDTTELRHLIAGEWRSGSGDQISSVNPARPSVVVAEGGCATAADVDSAVAAAGEALKSWAGIPIHQRGAVLLEAAAVVERHAEAWGLELAIEEGKTKAEGVGEVRRAAQILRYYGNEGDRQAGEIFASPRAGEQILVTRKPIGVVAVITPFNFPIAIPAWKIAPALVYGNTVVWKPATTVPLLAIRLAEALTSAGLPPGVLNLVIGDSPIGEALVEHPDIAAISFTGSTAVGRRIAASAAARGVPVQAEMGGKNAAVVLDDADIELALDQVMLGAFRSTGQKCTATSRLIVTEGIADRFLDELAARASALAVGDPTEDTTQMGPVITGAAQRNIYAGIGTAMAQDAEVLTGGEPYFKGLLAEGFFVAPTVLELTAPAEIWAEELFGPVLAARRAADADEAFALANDSEFGLSAAIFTQDLTRALHAIQHVDVGVLHINSESAGADPHVPFGGAKKSGLGPKEQGTAAREFFTHTTTVYLR
- a CDS encoding IF2 family translation initiation factor — translated: MKISDVPFAILRLQYRAARVPLQIVEEQVVARLDNESPARLVYERSLGALDVTVGNLLGDPKIAERGAALAERSEALRLAAELDAEAGAEVRDAGQEFKARREEANQQRQNAQETKQKTMQESRQQAEERKRSAAKNAADRVSAVKERVDKSAAQRTAAVENAKQTEQASIGAAEKTVTKAAQAKLEDAQDRRSEAASIRNDADRVNKLADVEKEKRQEARAAEKNGSS
- a CDS encoding zinc-dependent dehydrogenase, which gives rise to MKALRFYAPEDVRLEDVPEPTCGPDEVKIRVRNCSTCGTDVKIFYNGHQNLTPPRTIGHEIAGEIVEVGAEVNQTYGSDWKTGDRVQVIAAVPCGHCHECRKGWMAVCQNQTSVGYQYDGGFAEYMIVPKQVLAVDGLNRIPDNVGFDEASAAEPFACAINAQELLGIEEGDTVVVFGAGPIGCMHIRIARGVHKCGPVYLVDVNDSRLKMSADAVDPDEVINAADVDVVEKVMELTGGRGADVIITATAANITQEQAIAMAARNGRISFFGGLPKTNPTITCDSNVVHYRQLHIHGANGSAPEHNKRALEYISTGQVPVKDLITRHISLDNVLDAFGIVKSGEAIKVTVEP
- a CDS encoding acyl-CoA dehydrogenase family protein; its protein translation is MSTTTAPAKKDIYTPLELFGTDRLLDSDERDIAATVRKFVDTRLRPNIEDWFESATLPKELAKEFGELGLMGMHLQGYGCAGTNAVSYGLACMELEAGDSGFRSFVSVQGSLSMFSIYRYGSDEQKNEWLPRLATGEAIGCFGLTEPDFGSNPAGMRTRARRDGSDWVLDGTKMWITNGNLADVATVWAQTDDGVRGFLVPTDTPGFTANVIHKKLSLRASVTSELVLEGVRLPASAQLPEATSLGAPLSCLNEARFGIVFGALGAARDSLETAIAYAREREVFDRPLSSFQLSQEKLANMTLELGKGMLLAVHLGRMKDAEGVRPEQISLGKLNNVREALAIARECRTLLGGSGITLEYSPLRHANNLESVLTYEGTSEMHLLSIGRALTGQAAFR
- a CDS encoding helix-turn-helix domain-containing protein encodes the protein MQQDIGDDVLAGVDGWMTRLGPKLRALRQERALTLEAVATSAGLTKGFLSLLERGQTTISVPNLLRVCEILSVSVGSLFDYPDSPVVRGGGGAPVEMGGSGIREYLLTPETEQNLQVMRTVLHPGGGTGGAYTLESETIFVFVLRGCLRLTVDGQESVLKAGDCYTFSAKAAHSWDNPGPETSEVLWSITPPIPRNSDPNRV
- a CDS encoding group I truncated hemoglobin; translation: MATIYEQIGGAEALESVVDDFYDRVLADAELAGFFAGTNMSRLKGKQVEFFAAALGGPAPYSGAPMKQVHQGRGITQHHFALVAGHLTDSLNAAGAPADIVEQITAAIAPLAEDIATARATA